The following DNA comes from Anastrepha obliqua isolate idAnaObli1 chromosome 1, idAnaObli1_1.0, whole genome shotgun sequence.
tctgagatgcctaccttatccatgtgcttcgcccgtGGAAAGTGGTCCGTCAATTAGTCCAAccgcctacagtcccttctgcttaatgacaggaggatctgcgacagtcgttCGGATGTGACAGATAACATCAGTTTCATCCGTTTGCAGCCTCTCTCTTTGTGGACAACCGCCAATCTCCCTAGTGGGTTGAAGTAGCCACTTTGCTAAGCTGGCTGTGATGGCTGCAAAATTGTGGTAGAACAGGTAACTCTTACAGCACTGAGGCAAAAAAGTCCACTGTAttcgaagctctggaaagtaaaagggttgaTAGTAAAGAAGTAAATGGGAGAAGCGGCGGAGaaaaagagataggatagaataaaaAACAGAGACAGAGAATTCTATCATATTTCTATCCTATTCAAttctagtcctgtgagaattttcaagactctttggcaaatctaaaaataaactCCGGTTGGAAGAGCGAATTTTACCCATTCTAACGACATTGGACCACAAAATTCGAAGAATTgatctagcaaaggcaggagactcacagagaaagtgctcagtgctatccagcTCGTCTAAACAAAACAGATAAATCAAGTTCTCAATGATtctaatggtggtcatatgctgatttCATTTTCTTGTAACAAAATTAAGCTTCATCCTACATTCGTGAATAATCTTTGAGATTTActttgcgttctccagggccctcAGTGTAGTttgactgtcactaaagactccaatctgcTTATTTcagaatggtaaaaatttcccatagcgtaataatattaaatactatcgtttaagtaccattcaACTCCAAAACCTATTGCATCCTtcgacccatcggtaaagaaaatatccataACATTTCTTTAAATGAACTCTGGATTACTTCATTGCTCAcgcaaatttccttccaaatgcaACTATGAGCATAAGATCTTCCTTATGTGCCAAAAGCAGAGGATACTACTCAAATAGTGTCTTAAAGATTTTTCAGTGCCCAGAGGTTTTGTCTTCGttccagaaaccatatttatggaatcTGCATAATCCTTTTATTGCTTTCTGCTATATCTTAAGATCCAAAGGGATCAAATCAGGCATAGCGTTTAGAGCATCGTCGGAGGCTGTACTTATGGCACCCATAATGCATAAACATGCACTTATTTCCAGTCTGTATAGTTGCTGacgtgtggacttaaccatcgCCCGTCGTCACCAAACTACCGAGGTGATGATTGGTCTAATAAAATTTCTGTATAGCCACAAGACCACAACAGGTTGCAATTGCTTTAATGCGCGAGCCACCTTCAGCGAAACATGTGTCTTCAAAGTCAATTTCTTATCCAATATAActtctagatatttaacttcgtcaGCAAGGCTGAGTGTCACACCTTTGAGTACTGGAAACCTAagcccatccaatttccgttttctcatGAACAACATTTGTTCGGTttgacggaaagaccttgtcttgtgcaccaatcatcgattttatCTAGAATTCTCTACACTTTCATGCAAAGTTTTGAGAGATAAACACCATGTGCCGTTTCGTTTGCATTCATTTCCTACACTTTAACTTCGAAAATAACTAATACATCCTACTCAAATCCCATTGATCATAACCGATATCCATATGCGCTAACCATGGAGTTTAGATACTTAAAAAAGCACCTACATCCCGAGATCCCGAAATTGCGGTATTGCTGGACAGCCGGGATTGGCATTTCTAGCGCATTTGTTAATACGAAAGCACAGCTTGAACACTTAAAAACAACTCTACATTTGAATAGCTATAATTAACCAGCGCACAggtgcatatgcatatacatacatgtgtatctCTATCTCCACCACAaactgtatttaaatatttaatgcacTGATAACAAAACTAGGCACTATTGATCGCAATAAGAGTTTCAGCCGTTCATAGCATTTGAAACGGGTAACCCATTATACTTGAAGAGAactggttttaaaataaataaaaaggtaacGCTTTATCTCATTTATGGCATTACATAATTTGTTTGCAGTCATCATTAGTCGTTCCTGCCAGTCGAGCCTCcgtttacttttattaaaaagcaAGTGGCGATCGAGTAGGTTGCGGTTGATAGCAGCACGAGCACAATGACACTTGCTAGTCACTCCGCGAACATCGAACCTCGCGGTTTATACTCACTTGTGCCGCAACTTGAAATATCGAGATAAACGAAAaccaaataactaaataaaacccAAAGTCATATCTAACTTTTACTAGTTCAGCTTTTATCGCCTACTTCGTCTTacaagcaaatattttgaaaattcgctGACTTGGAATCCAAAAGCGCCGAACAAATGACTACTTGTTTTGTCATCAATGGTACGCCTTATAACGGTAAGCCAACGCTGCAGCGGTTACACTATATTACAGTTCATAACATAGTTTCGATTTTACTTGGGCTATCGCAGTGGACCTGTCCAGCTTGCCGGCCGACATCACGCTGAACACCTTCATTCGCGAGCACGCTCAACTAACAGCAACAAAATTCATGTGTCTGGAGGGTGGTTGTGGCGCTTGCATTTGCGTCGCAAGAGGCAAGCATCCAACAAGCGGCGAGACTCGCACTTGGGCGCTTAATTCGGTGAGTCGTTTATGTACAAGAAATGCCTATGatttcctttattttgaaaatgcatTACTTGTTGACCATTTAAGTGTCTGACGCTGTTGAATACTTGTGCGGATTGGCAGATCACCACATCCGAAGGCATTGGCGGCAAACGAATTGGTTATCACCCAATTCAAAAGCGTTTGGCCAAGCTGAATGGCACCCAATGTGGCTTTTGTTCACCTGCCATGGTGATGAATATGTATGGACTGCTGGAGTCTAAAGGCGGTCAGGTTACCATGGAAGAAGTGGAGAACTCATTTGGTGGCAATATTTGTCGCTGCACCGGTTATCGACCCATACTGGATGCCATGAAATCATTTGCCGTGGATAGCAATATTGGGTTGCCTGAGGATTGTGGCGACATTGAAGATTTCGAATTTGTGGGTTGTCCAATGGCGGGTAGGCAATGCGTGGGCAGCTGTCATCAACAACTTACTGCTTTGTCTTATGCAGATGACAGGCAATGGTATTGGCCACGCTCGCTCAGCGAAGTTTTCGCTGCACTCGACAAAGTGGGCAACGAACAGTATATACTCGTGGCGGGAAATACAGCGCATGGTGTCTACAGACGATCGCCGAACATCAAGCATTTTATCGACCTGCATGCAGTGCCCGAGTTGAAGCGATATACTATTGACGGCGAAAAGCTTACGCTGGGTGCTAACTTAAGTCTGACGGAAgctatggaaattttcaaaaaagttgagCAACGGTCTGGCTTCGAGTATTGCCAACAGTTATGGCAACATTTCGATTTAGTCGCCAATGTGCCGGTGCGAAATGTGAGTATTTCTTGAGgcagagagagagggagagagcgAGCGGGAGAGAGATGAAGAGGGAGAGAtgtattattttcattgaaTTGAACCGTTGATTCTACAGCTCAGTATATATGAAACCTTTCTTATTTCAAATCACAAATAAAAGATGGGCACACTTGCGGGTAACATCAGCATAAAAAAGGCACATCCGGAATTTTCAtctgatatttttctttcattcgaGACACTCAATGCCCAAGTTGTTATTCAGGAGTCTCCAGCGCAATCGAAAAGTATGCCACTGCTGGAGTATCTTAAATCACCCTCCGGTAAAGCGGTCATTATAGCATTTGAATTGGCAGCGTACCCAAAAGAGAGATTTGTTTATCACTCATACAAGGTAAGTGTCTTTATGTCTCAACtcatttgataaaaattgtGGGATTCTCAACCCAAATTATGGTATTCTCAACCGCATGCATACCACAGATCACACCAAGAGCACAAAACGCGCATGCCTTTGTTAATGCCGCCTTTCTATTCGAAATGGATGTAGCGACATGGGGTTTAGTTAACTCGGCACGCATTTGCTTCGGCGGCATCAATCCCGATTTTGTGCATGCCACTGGTACCGAGAAGCTCCTAGCAGGAAACAATTTATTCGATAAGGAAATAGTagcgaaaatatttaaagtactAAATGCGGAAGTTTTACCCAATGATGTGTTACCAGATCCCAGCCCCGAGTACCGCAAGGCGCTGGCTTGTGGACTATTCTATAAGACTTTGCTTAGGCTTGCGCCAGCGGAAAAGGTTAGGGATGAATATAAAAGTGGAGCTGACATTCTGAAGCGCTCACTTTCATCTGGCTTACAAACATTTGAAACGATTGAGAAAAATTATCCCATCACACAGCCTATACAGAAACTGGACGGTgtgttaaatttatatttttcaatattcttgTATATTAAAAAGTCATGCCCTTCACCCTCTAATTTTAGGATTACTTCAGTGCGCTGGCGAGGCGACCTATATGAACGACGTTATTACCACTTCCAATGCTGTCCACTGCGCATTTGCCAATGCCACTAAAGTAGGCGCAAATATCGAACAGATCGACGCTACCGAGGCTTTGGAAATGACGGGTGTGGTTGCATTCTATACAGCCAAGGACATCCCAGGCACCAACACCTTTTGCGACACAGCATTTCAATATGAAGTGGAGGAGATATTCTGCAGTGGTACCGTAAAATATTATAATCAGCCATTGGGTGTAGTTGTAGCAATTAGTAGTGACATTGCAAACCGTGCCGCTACGAAAGTGAAAGTTATCTACAGTAATCGTCCAACTAATGTTAAAATTCTTCCCACTATGGCCGATGTCTTCGAAGCACAAACAATGGCGCGGGTTAAGCGGACTGCATCTTCGCAAAATGAAATTCAACTCTCAGATCAGCCAGATATCTCAGCAAGAGGGGTTTTCGAAATTGGAGCTCAGTATCACTTTACGATGGAGCCTCATACAACCATAGCTGTACCGTTAGAGGACGGTCTAGAAGTGTGGACCTCCACTCAATGGATGGATCACACACAGTCTGTCATCGCCAAAATGTTGGAAATGAAGGTCAATGATGTACAATTAAAAGTGCGTCGGGTCGGCGGCGGATATGGTGCTAAAATCACAAGGGGCAACCAAGTCGCTTGTGCCGCGTCATTAGTCGCTTACAAACTCGGTCAACCTGCACGCTTTGTGCAGACTATCGAGTCGATGATGAATTCAGTTGGCAAGCGTTGGGCTTGTCACTCCGATTATGAGTTTCACATCAAAAGCAATGGGAAAATTGTAGGGCTTACGAATATATATTACGAAGATGCCGGTTGCACATTGAATGAGAATCCGGTCGAGGATTACACAGCCGAGGCAGCGAGAAATTGCTATGAACTCAACAACTTGAACTCGCACATATCGGGGCAGCCAGTCATTACGGATGCACCCAGTTCGGCGTGGTGTCGTGCACCTGGTTCGCTCGAGGCTATTGCCATGATAGAGAACATATTAGAGCACATGGCATTTGAGGCAAAGATAGATCCAGCTGATGCGCGTCTGATCAATATAAAACCAGGAAATAAAATGGTTGAACTGCTACCACGATTTTTAAAGTCGACTGAGTATACCGAACGACGAAAGCAAATTGAAGCATTCAATGAGAAGAATCGTTGGGTGAAGCGTGGAATTGGGTTGGCAATAATGGAGTTTCCAATGCATCTGTTGGGACAATTTGCTGCCACTGTAGCCATATATCACGTAGACGGTACTGTAATCATTGTTCATGGCGGCATAGAGATGGGTCAAGGTGGGTCTATGTAAGCCATTTACGTAAGTACCTAAACACAAACTCTGCTCTCTCTTTCTTTACTTTTAGGTATGAACACGAAAATTGCGCAAGTTGCCGCCTACACACTTGGCATACCGGTATCGTTTGTGAAAATCGAGTACAGCGACACAATCAATGGCGCTAATTCGGATGTCACCGGCGGTTCATTAGGCAGCGAAAGCCTTTGTTTCGCTGTACGGAAGGCCTGCTACACGCTCAATGAACGCCTGGCGCCGGTCAAGGCAGCGCTCGGTAAAAACGCCAGCTGGCCGAAAATTGTGGAAGAAGCCTGgactagaaaaataaatatggttGAAAGTGAGCATTATAAGCAGGGTGACATGCAGGACTACTCTGTTTTTGGTTTGGCGCTAACCGAAATAAAGTTAGACATTTTAACGGGCAACCATTTAATTGAACGCGTAGATATACTAGAGGATGCTGGTGAAAGTCTGAGTCCTTACGTTGATA
Coding sequences within:
- the LOC129236066 gene encoding uncharacterized protein LOC129236066 produces the protein MTTCFVINGTPYNVDLSSLPADITLNTFIREHAQLTATKFMCLEGGCGACICVARGKHPTSGETRTWALNSCLTLLNTCADWQITTSEGIGGKRIGYHPIQKRLAKLNGTQCGFCSPAMVMNMYGLLESKGGQVTMEEVENSFGGNICRCTGYRPILDAMKSFAVDSNIGLPEDCGDIEDFEFVGCPMAGRQCVGSCHQQLTALSYADDRQWYWPRSLSEVFAALDKVGNEQYILVAGNTAHGVYRRSPNIKHFIDLHAVPELKRYTIDGEKLTLGANLSLTEAMEIFKKVEQRSGFEYCQQLWQHFDLVANVPVRNMGTLAGNISIKKAHPEFSSDIFLSFETLNAQVVIQESPAQSKSMPLLEYLKSPSGKAVIIAFELAAYPKERFVYHSYKITPRAQNAHAFVNAAFLFEMDVATWGLVNSARICFGGINPDFVHATGTEKLLAGNNLFDKEIVAKIFKVLNAEVLPNDVLPDPSPEYRKALACGLFYKTLLRLAPAEKVRDEYKSGADILKRSLSSGLQTFETIEKNYPITQPIQKLDGLLQCAGEATYMNDVITTSNAVHCAFANATKVGANIEQIDATEALEMTGVVAFYTAKDIPGTNTFCDTAFQYEVEEIFCSGTVKYYNQPLGVVVAISSDIANRAATKVKVIYSNRPTNVKILPTMADVFEAQTMARVKRTASSQNEIQLSDQPDISARGVFEIGAQYHFTMEPHTTIAVPLEDGLEVWTSTQWMDHTQSVIAKMLEMKVNDVQLKVRRVGGGYGAKITRGNQVACAASLVAYKLGQPARFVQTIESMMNSVGKRWACHSDYEFHIKSNGKIVGLTNIYYEDAGCTLNENPVEDYTAEAARNCYELNNLNSHISGQPVITDAPSSAWCRAPGSLEAIAMIENILEHMAFEAKIDPADARLINIKPGNKMVELLPRFLKSTEYTERRKQIEAFNEKNRWVKRGIGLAIMEFPMHLLGQFAATVAIYHVDGTVIIVHGGIEMGQGMNTKIAQVAAYTLGIPVSFVKIEYSDTINGANSDVTGGSLGSESLCFAVRKACYTLNERLAPVKAALGKNASWPKIVEEAWTRKINMVESEHYKQGDMQDYSVFGLALTEIKLDILTGNHLIERVDILEDAGESLSPYVDIGQVEGSFVMLLGYWLTEHLVYDRQTGELLTNRTWNYKPPGAKDIPIDFRVELLQKNPNPAGFMRSKATGEPPACLAVSSIFAMQQALQSARQDAGLKREWVRLGAPTTPEVIALNAGTDTSSFSLE